The following proteins come from a genomic window of Salvia hispanica cultivar TCC Black 2014 chromosome 4, UniMelb_Shisp_WGS_1.0, whole genome shotgun sequence:
- the LOC125221711 gene encoding chitinase-like protein 1, whose amino-acid sequence MEARSGEFAKIGLALCVMAIAACLAGAADKEIKVKTVKGEKVCDQGWECKGWSKYCCNHTISDLFQTYQFENLFSKRNSPVANAVGFWDYRSFILAASTFEHLGFGTTGGKLMQMKEIAAFLGHVGCKTSCGYGVATGGPLAWGLCYNKEMSPSQKYCDEFYKYEYPCAPGAEYYGRGAIPIYWNYNYGAIGKGINQDLLNHPEYVEQNATIAFQAAIYRWMTPVKRKQPSAHDVFVGNWKPTKNDTLARRAPGFGSTMNLLYGELTCGQGDIDPMNNIISHYLYYLDLLGVGREEAGPHEVLSCAEQLPFNPSTTKSSS is encoded by the exons ATGGAGGCTAGGAGCGGCGAATTCGCGAAGATTGGATTGGCATTGTGCGTGATGGCAATTGCGGCGTGTTTGGCGGGCGCGGCCGACAAAGAAATCAAGGTGAAGACCGTGAAGGGGGAGAAGGTTTGCGACCAAGGATGGGAGTGCAAGGGTTGGTCCAAATACTGCTGCAATCACACCATTTCCGACTTATTCCAGACCTACCAGTTCGAGAATCTCTTCTCCAAGAGGAATTCGCCCGTCGCCAACGCCGTCGGCTTCTGGGACTACCGCTCCTTCATCCTCGCCGCCTCCACCTTCGAGCACCTCGGATTCGGCACCACCGGCGGCAAGCTCATGCAGATGAAGGAGATCGCCGCCTTCCTCGGCCACGTCGGCTGCAAAACTTCTT GTGGTTATGGAGTGGCTACGGGTGGACCGCTAGCATGGGGTCTATGCTACAACAAAGAAATGAGTCCCAGCCAAAAATATTGTGATGAATTCTACAAATACGAGTATCCATGCGCTCCTGGAGCAGAATACTACGGCCGTGGAGCTATTCCAATCTATTG GAACTACAACTATGGAGCGATTGGTAAAGGTATAAATCAGGATTTGTTGAACCATCCGGAATACGTTGAACAAAATGCGACCATTGCCTTCCAGGCTGCAATCTACAGGTGGATGACGCCCGTGAAAAGGAAACAGCCATCTGCTCACGATGTCTTTGTTGGGAACTGGAAACCCACCAAGAACGACACGTTGGCAAGACGAGCTCCTGGATTTGGAAGCACCATGAATCTTTTGTACGGTGAGCTCACTTGCGGGCAGGGTGACATTGATCCCATGAACAACATCATCTCTCACTACCTCTATTATCTCGACTTGTTGGGCGTTGGTCGAGAGGAAGCAGGACCCCATGAAGTGCTCTCCTGCGCTGAACAGCTTCCGTTCAATCCCTCTACCACCAAATCATCGTCTTGA
- the LOC125221712 gene encoding probable intracellular pathogenesis-related protein T1, with product MVAITYDIEIPSSVAAAKMFKAMVLDADILIPKIMPQAIKNVEIVEGDGGAGTVKIIHFGEGSQFKSAKHRVEAIDKENLTHTYSIVDGDALAGVLESITYHICEV from the coding sequence atggTTGCCATCACATATGATATCGAGATTCCTTCGTCAGTGGCAGCTGCAAAGATGTTCAAAGCCATGGTGCTCGACGCCGACATTCTCATTCCAAAGATCATGCCTCAGGCCATCAAGAACGTGGAGATCGTGGAAGGAGATGGTGGTGCTGGCACCGTGAAGATCATTCATTTCGGTGAAGGGAGTCAGTTTAAGAGCGCTAAGCACCGCGTGGAGGCCATTGACAAGGAGAACTTGACACACACCTACAGCATCGTCGATGGCGACGCTCTTGCAGGTGTCCTTGAATCCATCACTTATCATATCTGTGAAGTATAA